A genomic window from Candidatus Acidiferrales bacterium includes:
- a CDS encoding ZIP family metal transporter, with amino-acid sequence MEAEITHRMWISVGLGLTAAAANTLGGAIIVWRHWSREYLKYFIALGAGFMLATAMIEMLPESFRLVGERSMVLALVGYFLVHLFEHTLTPHFHFGEETHTEHVVAPAVSLSAWMGLAIHAFFDGVAIASGFIVSSWLGWVIFVAVFLHKIPEGFTLASLMVASGRSRSTGFFSALSLGVATLTGVLLMAWVRPAVSYGLPLSAGVAIYVAASDLMPEVNREPGVKMAVVVFIGLALLLLLKRLAPI; translated from the coding sequence ATGGAAGCGGAAATCACACATCGAATGTGGATCAGCGTCGGCCTGGGGCTGACGGCGGCGGCGGCCAACACGCTGGGCGGGGCGATCATCGTCTGGCGGCATTGGTCGCGCGAGTACCTGAAGTATTTTATCGCGCTGGGGGCTGGCTTCATGCTGGCCACGGCCATGATCGAGATGCTCCCTGAAAGCTTTCGGTTGGTGGGCGAGCGGAGCATGGTGCTGGCGCTGGTTGGCTATTTTTTGGTGCACCTCTTCGAACATACGCTTACCCCGCACTTCCACTTTGGCGAAGAGACGCATACCGAGCACGTGGTTGCGCCAGCCGTCAGCCTGAGCGCTTGGATGGGCCTGGCGATCCACGCGTTCTTTGACGGGGTGGCGATTGCTTCCGGATTTATTGTCTCGTCCTGGCTCGGCTGGGTAATTTTCGTTGCCGTGTTCCTGCACAAAATCCCGGAAGGGTTCACCCTTGCGTCGTTGATGGTGGCGAGCGGCCGAAGCCGTTCGACCGGATTCTTCTCCGCTCTTTCGCTCGGTGTGGCGACCCTCACGGGAGTGCTCTTGATGGCTTGGGTGCGCCCGGCGGTGAGTTATGGTTTGCCGCTTTCGGCCGGGGTAGCGATTTACGTAGCGGCCAGCGATTTGATGCCGGAAGTCAACCGCGAGCCGGGGGTCAAGATGGCGGTGGTGGTGTTCATCGGGCTGGCGCTGCTGCTTCTGCTGAAGCGACTGGCGCCGATCTAA
- a CDS encoding TPM domain-containing protein — translation MLRARSILLVATLLPAFSTDSRAISPEQFQYSGYVNDFARVIDRESARRLEELCAEVDRKTGAQIAIVTIASLEGESIEDFTNRLAIRWGVGHRGDNRGLMILLAIGDRRSRIEVGYGLEPILPDGRVGSIQREWRPLLRSGNYGAALLQATSQIAEIIARDRGARLDYQSPGRIRVPREEPEGPRWLGVLAFLIFLLLVGGGGGIGWLFWLLLGGSARRGQRGGWFGGGTGGGWSGGGGFGGFGGGSFGGGGASGSW, via the coding sequence ATGCTTCGAGCACGCTCCATTCTTCTTGTGGCTACCCTCCTGCCGGCATTTTCAACGGATTCCCGGGCGATCTCGCCGGAACAATTTCAATATTCCGGCTACGTCAACGATTTTGCCCGGGTGATTGACCGGGAAAGCGCGCGGCGGCTGGAAGAGCTTTGCGCGGAGGTGGACCGGAAAACGGGCGCGCAGATTGCCATTGTCACGATTGCGTCACTTGAAGGCGAATCCATCGAAGATTTCACGAACCGGCTGGCGATTCGCTGGGGCGTCGGGCACAGGGGTGATAACCGCGGCTTGATGATTCTTCTAGCCATAGGCGATCGCCGGTCACGTATCGAGGTCGGTTACGGGCTGGAGCCCATCTTGCCGGATGGCCGCGTCGGAAGCATCCAGCGGGAATGGCGGCCGCTCCTCCGCAGCGGAAACTATGGCGCCGCTCTGCTTCAAGCCACTTCCCAAATCGCTGAGATCATTGCACGGGACAGAGGCGCCCGTCTGGACTACCAGTCGCCGGGCCGTATTCGGGTTCCCCGTGAAGAGCCGGAAGGGCCCAGGTGGCTGGGAGTCCTTGCTTTCCTGATCTTCCTTTTGCTTGTGGGCGGCGGGGGAGGAATCGGATGGTTGTTCTGGCTGCTCCTTGGCGGCTCCGCCCGGCGAGGGCAGCGGGGTGGATGGTTTGGGGGCGGCACCGGCGGGGGATGGAGCG